Part of the Cercospora beticola chromosome 5, complete sequence genome is shown below.
CTCGTGCTCCTAGCGGTGACAGGGACCTTTATTCTACAACACGTGGCGCTGTCTTTCCCTTCTTGAAAATGTCAATAATGGATGCTGAGGTATACAGACAGCGCCGTGGCGGTTGTCCTTACCTCCACACAACATGGCAACGGCATCTGCAACGCAGGAAGACCAAATTCTGGAAACCTCATTCATAATCCCGAATCTGCATTGCCCGACCTGCATAACTCACATCACATCTTTGATGGACGGATTGAAGCCAGCGCCAGTGATCAGGTGTATCTCCATCGTAAACCACATCGTCACTGTCGATCATAGCTGCCAGATCTTGGTCACAACGATCCGCGATTTACTCCGGTCCAATGGCTACGATGTTTTCGGTATCATTCTCGATTCTGCTTCGAATGAGCACATTCACAAGCCATCACAGCTGGGCATTTCACTAGCACAAGCCGTTCAACAATGGGACCCAGAACGAAAGGAAGAAGTGCACGACAACACGCGCCTAATGCATCTCGCCAATTGCCAGATGTGCGCAGCACATCAAGGATCGGTGAAATGGAAGAACAGCTCGTTGTCTGTCGTTGTGAGCGGCTCGGAAGATGCTCCAAAAGACTTCTCGGCTCTGATCTCGATTGATGGCATGACTTGTAGTGCTTGTGTTAGCACTGTCACAAATGCGCTACAGGCTATTCCGGCTGTGCGGAGAGCTGATGTATCTCTTGTCAGTCGCAGTGCGACGGTCTCGTTCAGATCAAATGAGGcagagacgacgacgaaagAACTTCTTGGCGCTTTGGAGGATGCTGGGTATGATGTTCAGCTTGTTGAGTTGAAAGCTATTGAGCAAAGGACGGTCAAGGCTGTTGCATCAGACAGCGAGAGTGCCACGGTTCGAACGGTCAACCTGGAGGTCTACGGCATGCACTGTCCACAATGTCCGGAGCGTGTCCTCCAGACAATGTCAGGACTGGGAGTCGATATCAAGAAGCCACCCACGCTCGAGGAACCTTTCATTACGATCTCATACATCCCGGACGTTCCACGTCTCTCAATTCGCCGAATCATACGCGAACTCAATGCTCTGGATCGCTCTTTCGTGGTCTCAATCCACAAACCAATAACAATCGAGGAACGTTCACGACAAATGCTACGCCGAGATCGTCGCGCTATCACAATGCGTGCCATACTGGCTGGTATTATCGCAATCCCAAGCCTCGTTATTGGAGTCGTGTATATGAACTTCGTACCGAAGCAATATTCCGGCTATAAATATCTCATGCGAAATTTACATGGCGTATCTCGAGCAGAATGGACTACCTTCATCATGGCAACTCCATCCAGTCTACTTCTTCGCCGCAGATTACTTTCACGAAAAGACGCTCAAAGATCTCTGGGCACTTTGGAGACCTGGAAGTCCTGTACCTATCGGAAGAAGATTTTATCGTTTTGGCAATATGAATATGCTGATTAGTTTGGGGACGACGATCGCGTATTTTGCCTCCGTGGGACAATTGATCGTCAGCGCTGTGAGGGATGTGCCGAGTTTAGAGGGCGCTTCCAGACAATCGTATTTCGACTCGGTTGTATTTCTGACATTTTTCCTCTTACTCGGTAGACTTGCTGAAGCGACTATGAAAGCCAAAGCAGGCGATGCAGTCTCTGCTCTGGGAAACTTGAGGCCTACGACGGCTAGTCTCGTGGTTCAAGATGACAAAGACGATGTACCTACGACGGAAACCGTGGATGTAGACTTCATCGACACAGGAGATGTGATTCGAATACCAAATGGCGCAAGCCCTCCCTGTGATGGAGCGTTGTTGAACGAATTGGCGGGAATGGATGAGTCGAGTCTCACGGGTGAGTCTCGTTTGGTTAAGAAACAGCAAGGGGATATCATCTTCTCTGGAACAATCAACAAGGGTTCACCATTGGCCATCAAAGTCACTAACCCCATCGGCTCGTCCATTCTCGATTCTCTGATCCAAGTCGTTCGCGAAGGACAAGGAAAACGAGCACCGGTGGAGCGAGTGGCAGATCTTCTCACCGCATATTTTGTTCCTGTGATCACCGCAATCGCAATCCTAACTTGGGTCATCTGGCTGACATTGGGACTCTCTGGAGCACTACCTGACGATTATCTCGACGTTGATATCGGCGGCTGGCCCTTCTGGTCCCTCCAATTCGCAATCGCCGTGTTCATCATCGCTTGTCCATGTGGCCTTGGTTTAGCAGCGCCAACAGCACTCTTCGTTGGCGGTGGATTGGCGGCAAAGCACGGGATCCTTGTCAAAGGCGGAGGTGAAGCATTTCAGGAGGCTAGTAATCTGGATGTTGTTGTCTTTGATAAGACTGGAACATTGACGCTTGGTATCGAGCCGAAGATTGTGGAGTGTGAGGTATTTGAAGATGCTTGTGGTCTGGATCGGGCTACTGTACTTGGCATGCTTGGATGTATGGAGGAGAACAGCTCTCATCCTTTGGCGAGAGCTGCTGTTGAGTTCGTAAACTCAAATCAAGCGGTCGCAGTGGAAGCCCTCGAGATTGAAGAAGTAGGCGGTCGTGGACTCAAGGGCCTCATGAGAGCCGCTCGTGACGAAGACGCTCCCATGGAGATTCTGGTGGGCAATGAAGTGTTCCTCGAAGACCACTCCGTACCAATAACATCCACCATCTCAACGACTCTTCACTCCTGGAAATCCCAAGGAAACTcgatcctcctcttcgcatGCCGTCCAGCAACAAAACAATGGAATCTAGCAGGCATCTTCGCCGCATCCGATCCTCCACGCCCCGAAGCAGCACAAGTCATCAAATCCCTACAAACCAAAGGAATCGACGTCTGGATGCTATCCGGCGACAACCCCAGTACCGCCGCAACCATCGGCCAAAAAGTCGGCATCTCTCCAAGCAACATCATCGCAGGCGTACTTCCCACCGAAAAGGCAGATAAGATCAAATATTTGCAACGTGCCCTGCGACCCAAATACAGAAGAGGTCTTCAACGGATCCTCGGAAAGAAACACAACCAAGTCACTATCGCCATGGTCGGCGACGGCATCAACGACGCTCCCGCTCtttcagcagcagacgtTGGTATCGCTGTTGCTTCAGGCTCAGACGTTGCTATTCAGTCTGCCTCTTTCATCCTCATGCAATCGGATCTTCGAGCGGTGTTGACGCTCGTGAGTCTAAGCAGGGCTGTGTTTCGAAGAGTCATAATGAATTTCTGCTGGGCGGCAGTGTATAATTTAATCGCTTTGCCAGTTGCTGCGGGAGTGTTGTATCCGGTGAGAACGAGTAGTGGTGACCATGTGAGATTGGATCCTGCGTGGGCGGCTCTGGCGATGGCGGGGAGTAGTTTGAGTGTTGTAACGAGTAGTCTGTTGTTGAGGAGTAGGATTCCTTGGGGGGTGGGGTATAGGGCGGCGGAGTGAAGGAAAATATGTTGGCTTCCCGCTGTATAGGATGAGAGAGGTAGGGTGGCTTATATAGTGATAGTGGGAGTAGTTTCTCATTGTCAAGCTAAATGTTGTCGACAGCGCTCGAAACCAGAAATATGCGTTAAATATCCACATTGCTGAAGATCTGATCGACATCTTTTTCCTGCACTTAGCCTCGCTGTCAGTCCCTGCCGAGATTCCTACTGCTGTAAAGGAAACCCAATTCCCAACAACAACGCCGGCTCATCTACATTATGATGTTGATAGCTCAGCACTCCCACCCCACCAGGCTCCATCATCAAACTCAACGGAAACGACAACTCATACCCCAACCACCTTCTCGCGAACGCTCTAGTCGTATGCCCATGGGCGACGATTACGACGTCTTTCGGCTCCGCATCCTTCATATGCGGAGCTTGCAAGGCTTTGATCTCGGCAATGACAGCATCTAATCGAGCTGTAACTTGTTCGGGTGATTCGCCGTTTACGCAGCCATCGCGCCAGATGTCCCACGATCGATCAATGTCTAGGCCTTCGGACTTGCGGTTTGTGCGGATTTGAGAGGGCGTGAGGCCTTCGTAGTCACTTGGTGGGATATACGTGTTAACCTTGCTTTACATCTCAAGAAAACGGGTGTGGTTCAATAGGGACTTACCCATAATCCCACTCCGCAATCTCTTCTCGAATTTCGTAACCTTCAGTTTGTCCAGAAAGCAATTCGTACGTCTTGATCGCTCTCGTCCGTGGCGAAACGAGGACTTTGGCGATTTTCTTGGGATCGAGCAGTTTGCCTTCGCCGTAGACAATGCGCCCTGTTCCTCGGACTTGATCTTCACCTTCTGCTGTCATCGGGATGTCTGTTTTGCCTGTGTGTTGCCCAGACATGCTCCATTCTGTTTGTCCATGGCGGATCAGGAAGACCCTTGGTGTGGAAGCGTCTTTGTCAGGCATTCTGCTGAGTTACGTTCAAGTTAAGTATATTGTTATGTGAAATGTAGCCGAAGAGATATGAAGTGGTAGATCGTCAGTAGAATACTTTCCGTTGAGGTCATTGTCGGCCGATGAAAAGCCGTGGGGGCGGACTTGCCCGTGGACATGAAGGCTGCATATGCTCTTTGTAGACTCACTGCCTTGACTCTCAGTTTGTTTTCATTCCAAGCGATGAGAGCGTACAGGATGAGCGGCAACACGGCGATCAAAAGATTTGAGGAGATCTGTTGCCAGGGATGACGGCATTTCAGGCGGCCTTGGCACTCCAGACTCCAATGCTTTCTCCGCTTGCAATGACATCCAGACATCTACTCCGCCCTGCCACCTGCTGGAAAATCTGCCTTTTGCAGCAGGATTTTTCGTTGGAGTATAGCACCGTCGCTGAATTGGCTCGCAGTAGCTGACGCCCTGAAGTCGACAAGTCTCTGTCATCTCGCTGCTCGCTAGCAGGTACCGGATCAGGAAAGCTGTCTTGGGGCTGTGGATCCACTTTAACGCTGGTATATCTCGACTCGAAGGCCgctcgacgaggaagaaacaAGATCACAAATTAAGGACATCACCATGGATAAGGTAGTCTATGTCGTCAAGTCCATTCTGGGGATGCCACGGGCAGCGAAAGCATGGTATAACCATCCTAAATTCATGAACTACCAAGACCTGGACTGGGGTCTTTCCGGCTACCTGCTCATTGCCTGTGTGGTCGGCATCATTACAGTCGTCGTATACGCCAACTCCATTGGCTCCGACGTGACTAACAGAGACGGGCATTATGGCATTGGCGCTGGAGGCGATGCAAAAGCAGATCCGAATAGACCACCAATTCCGCCACCCACAACTATCACGTCGCTTCGTGTCTACCCCATCAAGTCGTGCCGCGGCTTCGAGGTTGACTCAACACGTTTGCGAAAATCTGGCCTCACGCTGGACCGTAACTGGATGTTCATCGACAAGGCCACCCGAAAATTCCTCACAATCCGCGGCGACCCTTCCATGACCCTCATCGACACCGCAATCAGcgacggcgaaggcgaatTCCAAGGCCAACAAATGCTCGACATCAGCATCCACAACACCGAAGGCCGAGTCACCATTCCCGCCTTCCCAACCCAATCCTGGCTAGACTCCAACACCACCCTCGAAACCGTCGAAATCTGGGAACAAAACACAGACGGCTACATCTACAGTGAAGAAATCAActccctcttctccaaaTTCTTCGACAAACCCGTCTGTCTCGTCTACAAAGGTCCCACGCACCGCCTCGTGGCCATAAACGGCAAACCAGAACTCTACGGCAAAGATGTCCCGCATCACTTCGCAGACGTCATGTCCCTCCAGATCGCCAGCGAAGCCTCCATCAAAGACCTCAACAAACGTCTCAATATCCCCCAAGGTTCCCCAGAAACTCTCACAATCGAACGTTTCCGGCCCAACATCATCATTCGCGGCCGTGATGACCACCCTTGGGAAGAAGATACCTGGAAACGGATCCGAATTTCCACTTCTCTTCCTCACGAAGAAgcactctataaactcgatcTCGACGTCGTGGCGCGATGCGCGAGATGTCAGGTTCCCAATGTGAATCCCGATACGGCAGAGAAGAATCCCAAGCAGCCGTGGGATACGCTGATGAAATTTCGAAGAGTGGATGAGGGTGGGCCGGCGAAGTATAAGCCTTGCTTTGGTATGATGTGTATTCCGAAGAATGAGGGCAAAGTTGCTGTGGGTGCTAAGTTGGAGGTGCTGGAGACGACGGATAAGCATTTGTATTCTTTGAGGGCCTTTAAGGACTTGTAAGGGAGGAATGACGGGTTATTGTTGGTTGAGTCTAGCAAAGTCTGCGCAATGCGAAAGTAATAAGAATGCTGGGAGTATTAGCGATATGCCAAAAGTAACGTAGCGTGCAAGCACATGAATCCCGAGATCAAGAGGCCTGCTATTTGATATGAATGTGCTGCGCCCACTTGACTGGCTTTGCTTCGTTGAGGGTCACGCTGTGAACTTAATACAGAATCATCTAAATTCCGAATGTCGACAAGTCGATGATCAATACCAGCGACAAAAACAATGTAACGACTAGGTGTATCTCGGTGCCTCATGCAGGTCCTCTATGTATGATGTACCCTGTCCCGCACCCGACTACTCCTATGGTATCTCGGTCAGACTGAAGCAAATCTTTGACGCTGGAAAATGCACTGTACGTCGACCTGGTGAAGtttctctccttctgctcGGCCAGTAATACTGCCTGTGCCGCTCCTTGGGCTCCCCGCCCTCACCGTGCCAGTCCGGCCTTCTCCCGTCCGATACTCTTGATGCTTGTGAAGCTGCTTGAATATGCAGGTCCGATGTGTACGTCTTGTCTCTCACTTCATGACCCGATCGAACGCCTCGCCCTTCACACTTCCTCCCGCCATCGCACTCCTGACATTCCTCTTGAATCGGTCCCGGTCGCTCATGAGGTCGTTCGCGGCGTCCTTGTTCAGCGGGTCACTGGCGTTCGGCTCCAAGAACAAGAACTGTAGCCCCACTATGACCGCGTTCAGATTGAGAACTGGTTTCCAGTCTTCTCGGAGGATGTTCAGGCAGACGTTGCCCTCAAGATCGATGTTCGGATGGTAGATCTTCTCTTTGCATTTGACTTTCGGTGGCTCGTGTGGGAAATTCTGGCTGAttgcgaaggagaagttgaaaACACCGCCTTTGTACAGGCCTTCGTCGGGTGTGAGTGTGAGTGTGAAGTTGAGGATGTCGTCAGGGTTCGGGAAATGCGTCTTCATCGTGGAGCCGAGGGAAAGTTCCGACAGATCTGGAAATGTGAGTCAGTACGCACGTCGTTGCCGTCGCTGTGGAGAGGTATGGTATGACTGACCTTTCTGTACGCGCAGTTGCGCTGCTgtcaccttcttcttcttcgccccgccagcagcagcctcgctcttctgctgctgctgcttcatgCTCCATATTTTCAGCATTTTGGCGACCGTCGGCGAGTGGCCGCAGGTGTGTCGCAGGTCGCgtcggtggtgatggtgagggAAGGTAAGGGCGGAGGTTGTTGTACAGGCGGAGAGCGAATCGCGTGACTAAGTGGCTAGCGGCAAGTGGCAGCGAGAGTGACGAGTTGGTATCGATAAGTAGGGTCGGCGAAAGTTCGCGGGCGCTGTGTGGCGCTGTGGTTCACTTTCAGGCACCCAGGCAGCAGGCAACAGCTGACTGCGACTTCACCTGCACCTATTCACCTGCGTTCCTTCGGCACGCTGTCGGGTGCGTCGGGAGCCTGAAGACGTTTCCGCTCAAGTTCCAGCCGTTCGAATTCCAGTTTGCGTTTGGCGTTGCTGATGGAGATTTCGCTCCACGATGAGTAGACTTTGGCGAAAATGGTTGGCCCGAGGAAGATGAGCGATCCGAAGATGACCAGCCGACGGAGGCCTCTACGCGGTGACAGCATTCCAATCCGGGACGTTATTCGACTTATATCAAGTGAGAGTGGAAATGGAATACTGATATGCTgatgaagagaaggagaagtggagCAGCGCCTCAAGCTTCAAGCCACAATGACGGCCAATGGCTCGGTGCTCCACTCGTCTGGCTTTTGACTTGGGCAATTGCGTCGCCAACCACACATTGCACAATGCACACAGACAACGCGAGATGGCACGTTATTCCGATGCTATGAGGGTAGCAAGCACAGCACGAACTTGTTCAAGCCACTCAGATTGGACGAAGCACAATATAGGCAGAGTGTCGGTAATCCATCGAATCACTTTCTCGCTCATGCTATCGAACACAGTAACCATGTCTGCGCTCTCGTAGTACCACATATATCGTACACACATAGTCGGGTATCTCCTCCAAAAAGGTCAACGCGGCACCCGGCTCACGTCTCAAACACCTCCTGTACGCCACTCCAATCACCAGCAGCCCGCTTATCCCAATATCCTCCAGTTTGTTTCAACATCCACACTTCCTCGTCGCCGTCGACATTGGCGACTTTCTCGAAGAATTGTGGCTTCCATGTCTGTCCATGACTTTCCAAAACCTTCCTCCGAGCGCGTTGCCTCTCTTCCAGACGTGCCTTCAATCCTTCGGCCTTGTCCACGTCTCCAGCTTCCAGTGCCTGCTGATCTGGTCGAAGACGAGAATCGGTCGGCGGCAAGTGATTGGCCTCGACTTCGGTAATCTCGTTGAgagctgctgcgaagctggTGTATCCATAGACCTTGGCTGCGTTAGGCACCAAAGAGCCGACTTTGAAGATCGTCTCGTCTGTGTCTGTTCGCTTCAGGCTGTCGGTCCACTTTCCTACAAGCTCCACGCCGGTTGGGGTTTCGCCTTCGAAAATCTGAACGGTGACATCCTCGCTGCGTCCGGAAAACATGCCGCCTGCCTTGAAGGACACCACAGCACGCATACCATTGGTCTCGCTTTGGATAGTCATCGTTTGCACTGGCTCGACATACTTCTCGCCGGCGATAACGTTGCGCAAGAAGCACGTTGCTTGATTCCACGAGAACCTCTCGCCGGAAGCATGCAGCACCACTCGTGCTCTGCCATCGTTGTTGAGTTCGACTGACTTG
Proteins encoded:
- the UBC12 gene encoding NEDD8-conjugating protein ubc12 (BUSCO:EOG09265FCK), which codes for MLKIWSMKQQQQKSEAAAGGAKKKKVTAAQLRVQKDLSELSLGSTMKTHFPNPDDILNFTLTLTPDEGLYKGGVFNFSFAISQNFPHEPPKVKCKEKIYHPNIDLEGNVCLNILREDWKPVLNLNAVIVGLQFLFLEPNASDPLNKDAANDLMSDRDRFKRNVRSAMAGGSVKGEAFDRVMK